A window of the Schlesneria paludicola DSM 18645 genome harbors these coding sequences:
- the bioB gene encoding biotin synthase BioB translates to MGTLATDCWNDLATRVLAGHELTVDEGLQILQSDDDELLDLLAATYRVRRQHFGKRVHLYFLKNAKSGLCPEDCGYCSQSIVSEAEIPRYALLNEAKLMEGAERAVASQARTYCIVTSGRGPTDREVGHIASTVTKIKDKYGLHICCCLGLLKPEQAEQLKAAGVDRINHNLNTSRGFHDKICSTHTYEDRLQTLKAVRNAGMELCSGLIVGMGESDRDLVDVAFELRTLGVHSTPVNFLHSIDGTPLERKWDLNPRYCLKTLCLFRLANPAVELRVSGGREVNLRSMQAMSLYAANSMFVSDYLTTKGQAAEDDFKMVADLGFEIVIGDHEAYQAWKATQPSTTESGSSAEPVQPVTCHG, encoded by the coding sequence ATGGGCACGCTGGCGACTGATTGTTGGAACGATTTGGCAACTCGAGTTCTAGCGGGCCATGAATTGACCGTCGACGAAGGTCTTCAGATCCTTCAGTCTGACGATGACGAACTGCTGGATTTGCTTGCGGCAACATATCGCGTGCGTCGCCAACACTTTGGAAAGCGCGTTCATCTGTATTTTCTGAAGAATGCCAAAAGCGGGCTGTGTCCTGAAGACTGTGGATACTGTTCGCAATCGATCGTATCTGAAGCCGAGATTCCACGTTATGCCCTGTTGAACGAAGCCAAGTTGATGGAGGGGGCCGAGCGTGCCGTCGCTTCACAAGCGCGAACCTACTGCATTGTGACCTCGGGCCGCGGTCCGACCGATCGTGAAGTCGGACACATCGCCAGCACAGTGACAAAAATCAAAGACAAATACGGACTGCACATCTGCTGCTGTTTGGGGTTACTGAAGCCGGAGCAGGCCGAACAACTGAAGGCGGCTGGCGTCGATCGAATCAACCATAACCTGAATACCAGCCGCGGTTTTCACGACAAAATCTGTTCAACGCACACCTACGAAGATCGGCTGCAAACGCTGAAGGCCGTGCGAAACGCGGGAATGGAGTTGTGCAGTGGTTTGATCGTTGGAATGGGTGAATCGGATCGCGATCTGGTCGATGTGGCGTTTGAACTCAGAACGCTGGGCGTGCATTCAACACCTGTCAATTTCTTGCATTCGATCGACGGAACCCCGCTCGAGCGAAAATGGGACCTGAATCCACGATACTGTCTCAAGACGTTGTGCCTGTTCCGGCTGGCCAACCCAGCTGTGGAGCTTCGCGTGTCGGGTGGACGTGAAGTGAATTTGCGTTCTATGCAGGCAATGAGCCTTTATGCTGCCAATTCGATGTTCGTCAGCGACTATTTGACGACGAAGGGGCAGGCTGCGGAAGACGATTTCAAAATGGTGGCCGATCTGGGTTTCGAAATTGTCATTGGTGACCACGAAGCGTATCAGGCCTGGAAGGCGACCCAACCGAGCACGACGGAATCGGGAAGCTCGGCTGAGCCAGTCCAACCGGTGACTTGCCACGGATAG
- the secA gene encoding preprotein translocase subunit SecA — protein sequence MEILDKVGDAFNVVLGGAERFITNIFGSSNDRRVRNIGYSRDKNGNASILPGSVLDRINQLEPSLELLSDGELRETASKMRRRLADGETLDMLLPEAFAAVREAGKRYLKMRHYDVQMVGGYILHKGMIAEMMTGEGKTLVSSLPAFLNAVAGSVHVVTVNDYLAQRDMEWMGPLHMGLGLTIGAIQSNMDTFERRTAYACDITYGTNNEFGFDYLRDNMKMYAQEQVQGKLTYAIIDEIDNILIDEARTPLIISGRAHDDISKYPKAEKIARQLQRDVHFEVKEKEHTCHLTEAGVRHAEELAGVESFYTAGNMEWPHLIDNALRAHHLYKRDVNYIVRGDEIIIIDEHTGRMMEGRQWSDGLHQAVEAKEGVKIKEETQTLATITLQNFFKLYKKLSGMTGTAMTEAAEFVKIYNLDVITVPTNRPMKRVNYPDAVYRTEREKWDAVVEEIKEVHQTGRPVLLGTVSIENSEKLSHKLTKNGVKHKLLNAKPEYAEREAETIAQAGRQNVVTIATNMAGRGTDIILGGNPEYLAWDELKQMKNEDDRPLYPTRLDVPKSVWNDLTKQIAKREGMEEEGRRVAELGGLHVIGTERHDSRRIDLQLRGRAGRQGDNGSSRFFISLEDDLMRKFGGEFVKDWLARLGMQEGERIESPLVTRQIESSQKKVEERFFEQRKHLLEYDEVMDEQRKRVYSYRQSILEGANCRNLILEMIDKQLLSKCDYFTRSTYRWETVVAWVRQQCGMELKPREVRDMQADQLVSFLKDRADRQAYETIREQIEDNIPADADAREQNWQALSKWANSNYGLNTNERELKKEAFTVDGDPDSLDSGKLHEYLYQRALETINRFDFSAVEAFLDESWGRQSLCQWLHQQYGIEMRPEQFAALSPEDAAKLIKKEIEELYHRKEIELPVSVGLSHFMTEHNGLARYNREGLVDWANRRFGTTFTLEEIEPKSKADITQLLVDTSSEFFARGDQAAKRLSELLDAACGTSHHDSQARNGAAAAERISNVTATRELADWARQEFGIELVPDALIGTDRETLERQIRSLYERKYRYEIHSGERSVSLETLDTAWKDHLYFMDQLKSGIGLVGYAQKDPKVEYRREGMRAFEQMWDRIATQITGTIFRIAVEIPEPTSNRWQITSQVHESPVDDIPDDHPALGQQGGEAHTPREQAVEPIRNFGHRVGRNDPCPCGSGKKYKKCCGAN from the coding sequence ATGGAAATCCTGGATAAAGTCGGCGATGCATTCAACGTAGTTCTGGGGGGAGCCGAACGGTTCATCACCAACATTTTTGGATCGTCGAACGACCGTCGTGTTCGCAACATCGGATATTCCCGAGACAAGAACGGAAATGCCTCGATTCTTCCCGGCTCGGTTCTGGACCGGATCAATCAGCTCGAACCGTCACTGGAATTGCTGAGCGACGGCGAACTGCGAGAAACCGCATCGAAGATGCGCCGACGCCTGGCCGACGGCGAAACACTCGACATGCTGTTGCCAGAAGCGTTCGCCGCCGTTCGCGAAGCAGGCAAACGCTACTTGAAGATGCGACACTACGACGTCCAGATGGTCGGCGGTTACATCCTGCACAAAGGGATGATCGCCGAAATGATGACGGGTGAAGGCAAGACGCTCGTTTCATCGCTGCCCGCATTTCTCAACGCGGTCGCAGGTTCTGTCCATGTCGTGACCGTCAACGACTATCTCGCGCAACGCGATATGGAATGGATGGGCCCGCTGCACATGGGTCTCGGCCTGACCATCGGTGCCATTCAGTCGAACATGGACACCTTCGAACGCCGCACCGCCTACGCGTGTGACATCACCTACGGCACGAACAACGAGTTCGGCTTCGATTACCTGCGCGACAACATGAAGATGTATGCGCAGGAACAGGTCCAAGGCAAACTGACCTACGCCATTATTGACGAAATTGACAACATCCTGATCGATGAAGCCCGTACGCCGTTGATCATTTCGGGACGGGCTCACGACGATATTTCCAAATATCCCAAAGCGGAAAAAATCGCTCGCCAACTGCAGCGCGATGTCCACTTTGAAGTGAAAGAGAAAGAACACACCTGCCACTTGACGGAGGCCGGTGTCCGCCATGCCGAAGAGCTGGCCGGCGTTGAAAGCTTCTATACCGCTGGCAACATGGAATGGCCGCACCTGATCGACAACGCACTGCGTGCCCATCATCTCTACAAGCGCGACGTCAACTACATCGTCCGCGGCGACGAAATCATCATCATCGATGAACACACCGGCCGCATGATGGAAGGACGTCAGTGGAGCGACGGACTGCATCAAGCCGTCGAAGCGAAGGAAGGCGTCAAGATCAAGGAAGAAACGCAGACGCTGGCAACCATCACTCTGCAGAACTTCTTCAAGCTCTACAAGAAGCTGTCCGGGATGACCGGTACCGCCATGACGGAAGCGGCCGAGTTCGTCAAGATTTACAACCTGGACGTGATCACCGTTCCCACCAACCGACCGATGAAACGGGTCAACTATCCCGATGCCGTTTATCGGACGGAACGCGAAAAGTGGGATGCGGTCGTCGAAGAGATCAAAGAAGTTCACCAGACCGGACGCCCCGTACTCTTGGGAACCGTCTCAATCGAGAATTCGGAAAAGCTCAGCCATAAGCTCACGAAAAATGGCGTGAAACATAAGCTGCTCAACGCAAAGCCCGAATATGCCGAACGCGAAGCAGAAACCATCGCACAGGCAGGACGCCAGAACGTCGTGACGATCGCCACCAACATGGCCGGTCGTGGTACCGACATCATCCTGGGCGGAAATCCGGAGTATCTCGCTTGGGACGAACTCAAGCAGATGAAGAATGAAGACGACCGTCCGCTCTATCCAACCCGTCTCGACGTTCCAAAATCGGTTTGGAATGACTTGACGAAGCAAATCGCCAAACGCGAGGGAATGGAAGAAGAAGGTCGCCGTGTCGCCGAGCTGGGCGGGTTGCACGTGATCGGAACCGAACGTCACGATTCACGCCGCATCGACCTTCAGCTTCGCGGTCGCGCCGGTCGCCAAGGGGACAACGGGTCCAGTCGCTTCTTCATTTCGCTCGAAGACGACCTGATGCGAAAATTCGGTGGCGAATTCGTGAAGGATTGGCTCGCACGGTTGGGCATGCAGGAAGGCGAACGAATCGAAAGTCCGCTGGTCACGCGTCAGATTGAAAGTTCACAGAAAAAGGTCGAAGAACGCTTCTTTGAACAGCGCAAGCACCTGCTCGAATACGACGAAGTGATGGACGAACAACGCAAACGCGTCTATTCGTACCGGCAATCGATTCTGGAAGGCGCGAACTGCCGCAATCTGATCCTCGAAATGATCGACAAGCAACTGCTGTCGAAGTGCGACTACTTCACACGTTCGACCTATCGCTGGGAAACCGTCGTCGCCTGGGTCCGACAGCAATGCGGCATGGAACTGAAGCCCCGCGAAGTTCGCGACATGCAAGCCGATCAACTTGTGTCGTTCCTCAAAGACCGCGCGGATCGCCAGGCATACGAAACGATTCGAGAGCAGATCGAAGACAACATTCCCGCAGACGCAGATGCACGCGAGCAGAACTGGCAAGCGTTGTCGAAATGGGCCAACTCGAATTACGGGTTGAACACGAATGAACGCGAATTGAAGAAAGAAGCTTTTACAGTTGACGGCGATCCGGATTCGCTCGACTCTGGCAAGCTTCACGAATACCTGTATCAAAGGGCACTCGAAACGATCAATCGCTTCGACTTCAGCGCCGTCGAAGCGTTCCTCGACGAAAGCTGGGGACGACAATCGCTCTGCCAGTGGCTGCATCAGCAGTATGGCATCGAAATGAGGCCCGAACAGTTTGCGGCACTTTCTCCGGAAGACGCCGCAAAGCTCATCAAGAAAGAGATCGAAGAGCTCTATCACCGAAAAGAAATCGAACTGCCGGTGTCGGTGGGCCTGTCGCACTTCATGACCGAGCACAATGGTCTCGCACGATACAATCGTGAAGGTCTGGTCGATTGGGCCAATCGACGGTTTGGAACAACTTTCACACTGGAAGAAATCGAACCAAAATCGAAAGCCGACATTACCCAACTGCTGGTAGATACCAGTTCTGAATTCTTCGCTCGTGGTGATCAAGCCGCGAAGCGATTGAGCGAACTTCTGGATGCGGCATGCGGTACCTCGCATCACGACAGCCAGGCCCGCAACGGTGCGGCAGCAGCCGAACGAATTTCCAATGTCACCGCTACGCGTGAACTGGCCGACTGGGCCCGTCAGGAATTTGGAATCGAACTCGTTCCAGACGCACTGATCGGCACCGACCGTGAAACGCTCGAGCGACAGATTCGGAGCCTGTACGAACGAAAGTATCGCTACGAAATCCATTCGGGAGAACGCAGCGTTTCGCTCGAAACGCTCGACACCGCCTGGAAAGATCACCTGTACTTCATGGATCAATTGAAGTCGGGGATTGGCCTGGTGGGATACGCTCAGAAAGATCCTAAAGTCGAATACCGACGTGAAGGGATGCGAGCGTTCGAACAGATGTGGGATCGGATTGCGACGCAGATCACCGGAACGATCTTCCGAATCGCGGTCGAAATTCCCGAGCCAACATCCAACCGCTGGCAGATCACTTCACAGGTTCACGAGTCACCTGTGGATGACATTCCCGATGATCACCCCGCACTCGGACAACAAGGTGGGGAAGCCCATACACCGCGCGAACAGGCCGTGGAACCGATTCGCAATTTCGGGCATCGGGTGGGGCGAAACGACCCATGTCCTTGTGGAAGCGGCAAGAAGTACAAGAAGTGCTGTGGCGCCAACTAA
- the bioD gene encoding dethiobiotin synthase, whose translation MTEHHLNNALFVTGTDTNVGKTHVTCLIARQLIERGLKVAAYKPACSGAIGYPSSPPIDGQYRWDDIERLKTVIGGHWTDETICPQRFLAPVAPPVAAQLEGRQVDFERLVSGAARFPNTDILLIEGAGGWLSPVTETQTVADLARELGAPILIVARSGLGTINHTLLTVESIRSRGLAIAGIVLNSVVADPDDLSVQTNADEIEARSGVPVFGTVAYQSESELRRAGQPVTIRWESLATRSKRQ comes from the coding sequence ATGACAGAACATCACTTGAACAACGCCTTGTTCGTCACCGGAACAGATACCAACGTTGGAAAAACGCATGTGACCTGCCTGATTGCACGGCAGTTGATCGAACGCGGCCTGAAAGTCGCCGCCTATAAGCCCGCCTGTTCCGGTGCGATCGGATATCCTTCATCGCCTCCGATCGACGGCCAATACCGCTGGGATGATATTGAACGCCTGAAAACAGTTATCGGCGGTCATTGGACAGATGAGACGATTTGCCCGCAACGTTTTTTGGCACCCGTTGCGCCGCCCGTTGCCGCACAACTCGAAGGCAGGCAGGTTGACTTTGAACGGCTGGTGTCGGGGGCCGCACGGTTTCCGAATACCGACATACTGTTGATCGAAGGGGCCGGGGGCTGGCTGTCTCCCGTCACCGAAACTCAGACAGTCGCCGATCTGGCTCGGGAACTCGGCGCGCCGATTTTGATCGTAGCCCGATCAGGCCTGGGCACCATCAATCATACGCTGCTGACTGTGGAGTCGATTCGATCACGCGGACTCGCGATTGCAGGGATCGTGTTGAACAGCGTTGTCGCCGATCCAGACGATCTCTCCGTGCAAACGAACGCCGATGAAATCGAGGCCCGCAGTGGTGTTCCCGTATTCGGTACCGTCGCCTATCAGTCGGAGTCGGAATTGCGTCGAGCGGGTCAGCCAGTCACAATTCGTTGGGAATCGCTGGCCACCCGTTCAAAACGACAATGA
- the map gene encoding type I methionyl aminopeptidase, whose amino-acid sequence MNVLRRKPKPKCPLYLTDEEQAGLRAAGRFNAQLMDFVRPHVKAGITTLELDKLVYDYTMDHGHIPACLGYKSYPNTICTSVNEVVCHGIPNKMPLRDGDIVNVDLTTIVDGWHGDSSETFIIGTVSDETRHLVQATFDSLYLGIQAIQPFGKISDIGQAIEKFARSEGLSVVQEYQGHGLGREFHQEPGVPHYLPKTGASQIVIEPGMSFTVEPMLNIGTWRTMLDTRDKWTVRTMDLSLSAQFEHSILVTESGPEILTQTQNGPKPGHKF is encoded by the coding sequence ATGAATGTGTTGCGTCGCAAGCCAAAACCGAAGTGTCCGCTGTATCTCACCGACGAGGAACAAGCGGGTCTGCGTGCCGCTGGGCGCTTCAATGCCCAGCTTATGGATTTTGTTCGACCTCATGTGAAGGCGGGCATCACGACGCTGGAACTGGACAAGCTCGTGTACGACTACACGATGGATCACGGACATATTCCGGCATGTCTGGGTTATAAGTCGTATCCGAATACCATCTGCACCAGTGTGAATGAAGTCGTCTGTCATGGCATCCCCAACAAGATGCCACTCCGTGATGGCGACATCGTGAATGTCGACTTGACCACGATTGTCGACGGCTGGCACGGCGATTCGTCCGAGACTTTCATCATCGGAACCGTCTCTGACGAAACACGACATTTGGTTCAAGCGACGTTCGATTCGCTGTACTTGGGTATTCAGGCGATTCAGCCGTTTGGCAAGATCAGCGACATTGGGCAAGCGATCGAGAAATTCGCCCGGTCCGAGGGGCTGTCTGTTGTCCAGGAATATCAGGGACACGGGCTGGGACGTGAGTTCCATCAGGAACCGGGTGTTCCGCACTATCTTCCGAAGACGGGTGCGTCTCAAATCGTGATCGAACCCGGAATGTCATTCACCGTCGAGCCGATGTTGAACATCGGTACCTGGCGGACGATGCTCGACACGCGCGACAAGTGGACGGTTCGAACCATGGACTTGTCTCTCTCCGCCCAGTTCGAGCATTCGATCCTGGTGACCGAGTCGGGGCCTGAAATCCTGACCCAAACTCAGAATGGCCCGAAGCCCGGCCATAAGTTCTAG
- a CDS encoding quinone oxidoreductase family protein — MRALLTTAPGGWPNTSISNVESRLGQPNQVLVKVTAVGLNPADNFQIEGRYPGGPKPPFIVGRDACGVVLKGDAGGQWKPGDAVIALQSTTTDLEHGTLCEEQWIAAENLARKPTGWSDLEAAAAPLVYQTAWKALVDVGGLQPGQTVVVTGASGGVGLASVQLARAYGATVVALSRSTEKQNRLRTAGAHHVFSPETDHLKDKIFDAVKAKGVDVVVETVGGPILATSLHLLGVHGRISVVGVLAGVESNISIPALMFKRASIHGVLVTDDVPAKSQAAWTQIVELMTTAEIRPIVDAHFPLEKSSDAFEKLRGNVFGKVVVQVSN, encoded by the coding sequence ATGCGTGCGCTACTCACAACGGCCCCTGGTGGCTGGCCCAATACTTCCATCTCGAACGTCGAATCGAGACTCGGACAACCCAATCAAGTGCTGGTCAAAGTGACCGCAGTGGGCTTGAATCCTGCCGACAATTTTCAGATTGAAGGACGCTACCCGGGTGGTCCCAAGCCACCCTTTATCGTCGGCCGCGATGCCTGCGGTGTGGTCCTGAAAGGGGACGCCGGTGGACAATGGAAGCCAGGCGATGCGGTCATCGCACTCCAATCAACGACGACGGACTTGGAACACGGAACATTGTGCGAGGAGCAGTGGATTGCCGCCGAAAATCTGGCCCGCAAGCCCACGGGATGGAGTGACCTTGAGGCCGCTGCAGCGCCGCTCGTTTATCAAACGGCCTGGAAGGCACTCGTTGATGTCGGCGGTTTGCAACCAGGACAGACGGTCGTTGTCACGGGGGCTTCTGGAGGCGTCGGTCTCGCCTCCGTTCAGTTGGCCCGTGCCTACGGTGCGACCGTGGTCGCATTGTCCCGGTCCACCGAGAAGCAGAATCGACTACGAACGGCGGGTGCGCATCACGTCTTCTCACCGGAAACGGACCACCTCAAAGACAAGATCTTCGACGCGGTTAAGGCAAAAGGAGTCGACGTTGTCGTCGAGACTGTCGGAGGTCCCATTCTGGCGACGTCATTGCATCTACTCGGCGTTCACGGACGGATCAGTGTGGTTGGTGTTCTGGCCGGCGTGGAAAGCAACATTTCCATTCCCGCACTCATGTTCAAGCGAGCGTCGATTCATGGGGTGCTCGTCACCGATGATGTGCCGGCGAAATCACAGGCCGCCTGGACACAGATCGTCGAACTCATGACGACCGCGGAAATCCGTCCCATCGTCGACGCACATTTCCCGCTCGAGAAATCCTCGGATGCGTTTGAAAAACTGCGCGGCAACGTGTTCGGTAAGGTTGTCGTTCAAGTCTCAAACTAG
- a CDS encoding 3-deoxy-D-manno-octulosonic acid transferase has protein sequence MPFVFGWLLNGIYVLILTAVAPVLVYRRLAQGKYRHGWKEKLTGQLRRQHPDRPCLWFHAVSVGEVVQLQRIIEDARQRFPSAELFITVTTDTGFEVAKSKYPNHTVSYFPLDFTWAVSAALNAIRPDAIVLVELELWPNFVFAAHRRHIPLVLINGRIGEKSFRGYSRIKWLMQQILVCFDVLAVQNETYADRLRRLGAPTERVIVTGNIKFDRVETDRSNPKTAELRRGFQLADTEQVLVAGSTQDPEESYALAAWAALRAEFPNLRLILVPRHKERFNEVAALVLDRGYPLIRRSRLSSEPGSNVNDQTQTAEPAEGMSAGRIPPVLLLDTLGDLAACWGLAEIAFVGGTLTNRGGQNMIEPAGYGAALVLGPNTWNFKDITEALVSRNAARVVHDANGLRETIRELLGRPVEANQLGQAAQSFVQSQQGAVQRTLDLIDKTLSRTTRG, from the coding sequence ATGCCCTTTGTATTTGGTTGGCTATTGAATGGCATTTACGTCCTGATCCTGACGGCGGTCGCACCGGTGCTGGTCTATCGTCGGCTGGCCCAAGGAAAGTACCGTCACGGCTGGAAGGAAAAGCTGACGGGGCAATTGCGCCGTCAGCATCCCGATCGGCCGTGCCTGTGGTTTCATGCCGTCAGCGTCGGTGAAGTCGTCCAGTTACAACGCATAATCGAAGATGCCCGCCAACGATTTCCGTCGGCGGAATTGTTCATCACGGTCACGACGGATACGGGTTTCGAAGTCGCCAAATCGAAGTATCCCAATCACACGGTCTCGTATTTTCCTCTCGATTTCACCTGGGCCGTAAGTGCCGCGTTGAACGCGATTCGCCCCGATGCGATTGTGCTGGTAGAACTGGAGCTGTGGCCGAACTTTGTCTTCGCAGCGCATCGACGACACATCCCGCTCGTGCTGATTAACGGCCGTATCGGCGAGAAAAGCTTTCGTGGCTATTCGCGAATCAAATGGCTGATGCAGCAAATCCTGGTCTGCTTCGACGTTCTCGCCGTTCAGAATGAAACGTATGCTGATCGACTCCGTCGTCTGGGCGCCCCAACCGAGCGCGTCATCGTCACGGGGAACATCAAGTTCGACCGGGTGGAGACTGATCGGTCGAATCCTAAAACTGCAGAACTGCGACGCGGCTTTCAGCTTGCGGACACGGAACAAGTCCTGGTTGCAGGAAGCACGCAAGATCCCGAGGAATCTTACGCATTGGCGGCGTGGGCGGCACTACGAGCCGAGTTTCCGAATCTGAGATTGATCCTCGTTCCGCGACATAAGGAACGGTTCAACGAAGTGGCGGCGCTTGTTCTCGACCGCGGCTATCCGCTGATTCGTCGCAGTCGCCTTAGCTCCGAGCCCGGCTCCAACGTTAACGATCAAACCCAGACGGCAGAACCAGCGGAGGGTATGTCGGCAGGCAGAATCCCCCCCGTCCTCTTGTTGGATACCCTGGGTGATCTCGCCGCCTGTTGGGGGCTGGCAGAGATCGCGTTCGTCGGAGGGACACTGACAAACCGAGGCGGTCAGAACATGATCGAGCCAGCCGGGTACGGCGCCGCACTGGTACTCGGTCCCAACACCTGGAACTTCAAGGACATCACGGAAGCTCTCGTTTCACGGAACGCCGCACGCGTCGTTCATGACGCGAATGGACTTCGTGAGACAATTCGCGAATTGTTGGGGCGCCCGGTCGAAGCGAATCAACTCGGTCAGGCCGCGCAATCGTTTGTGCAGTCACAACAGGGCGCGGTCCAGCGCACGCTCGACTTGATCGACAAGACGTTGTCGCGAACCACGCGAGGATGA
- a CDS encoding SDR family NAD(P)-dependent oxidoreductase, producing MDLFLSGQNAVVTGGASGIGLACATALASEGCHVALWDLSPSTADVAASLGQKAGVKTEGLIVDVSQPATIEVARLQTEELLGPVTIVVHSAAISSGRFGFPFTNVPASLWDRVLDVNILGMVHIAHAFAPQMVERRSGSFVFVASVAGQIGSQTDPPYSASKAANINFAQCMAKDLAPHGVRVNTVCPGMVQTPLNQSVWRAWNDQQPPELRRTYEDWANEKVKNVIPLKRWQKPEDIANLVTFLASERASEMTGQTINVDGGFVMHW from the coding sequence ATGGATCTGTTTTTGAGCGGACAGAATGCGGTCGTGACTGGTGGGGCGAGCGGGATCGGACTTGCTTGTGCCACGGCGCTGGCCAGCGAGGGATGCCACGTGGCGCTTTGGGATCTGTCGCCGTCGACGGCCGATGTCGCCGCATCGTTGGGGCAGAAGGCGGGCGTCAAAACGGAGGGTCTGATCGTTGATGTCAGTCAACCGGCAACGATCGAGGTGGCCCGCCTTCAAACCGAGGAGCTTCTCGGGCCGGTAACGATCGTTGTACATTCGGCGGCGATTTCTTCGGGACGGTTTGGTTTTCCATTCACAAACGTGCCCGCCAGTCTTTGGGACCGAGTACTCGATGTCAACATTCTGGGAATGGTACACATCGCTCATGCATTCGCCCCGCAGATGGTCGAGCGGCGGAGTGGCTCGTTCGTGTTCGTGGCATCGGTGGCAGGTCAGATTGGTTCTCAAACCGATCCCCCTTATAGCGCCAGCAAGGCGGCGAATATTAATTTTGCACAGTGCATGGCCAAGGACTTGGCCCCACACGGAGTGCGCGTGAATACCGTCTGCCCGGGTATGGTGCAGACACCCTTGAATCAGTCTGTCTGGCGGGCCTGGAATGACCAGCAACCGCCCGAGCTTCGTCGAACCTATGAAGACTGGGCCAACGAAAAAGTGAAGAATGTCATTCCTTTAAAGCGTTGGCAAAAGCCTGAAGACATTGCGAATCTCGTGACATTTCTAGCATCCGAACGAGCCTCGGAAATGACAGGGCAAACAATCAATGTCGATGGTGGTTTCGTGATGCACTGGTAG
- a CDS encoding Gfo/Idh/MocA family protein — MNTKSSRRKFLQHSSVLAAAYWVGSSDQVWSQERSANEEIRFACIGVEGRGSSDRDEAGRHGHIVALCDIDEERLEKAALRFPQAKTFVDYRKMLDEIGGQIDAVTVSTPDHTHAPAAIRAMKMGKHCFCQEPLTYTVAEARMMRLLAAEKKLCTQMGNQGTSISGLREAVEVIRRGEIGDVKEIHVWTNRPIWAQGVGRPKTEVPCPPHIHWDLFLGPAKERPYNPAYAPFAWRGWLDFGTGALGEMACHTMNMAVKALELFDPISVEATPDTEWTGEARVESYPKSSVIKFGFGPRGKFSPCTLTWYDGGIRPDESLLMGETIGASGSLVIGDKGRIYSKNDYHAEFVILPKDSFNDRVKPEYIVSPGHFTEFANAIKQNKPEMAMSNFNYAGRLTETVLLGNVALRAGKKIMWDGDNMKITNDEAANQYITRVYRKGFEL; from the coding sequence ATGAACACGAAATCTTCTCGTCGTAAGTTCCTGCAGCATTCATCGGTGCTCGCTGCGGCGTACTGGGTTGGTTCATCAGATCAAGTATGGTCGCAAGAACGTTCCGCGAATGAAGAAATTCGTTTCGCCTGCATTGGCGTCGAGGGACGCGGGTCAAGCGATCGCGACGAAGCAGGTCGTCACGGGCACATCGTGGCGCTTTGCGATATCGACGAAGAGCGACTCGAGAAGGCGGCGTTGCGATTCCCACAGGCGAAGACGTTCGTCGATTATCGCAAGATGCTCGACGAAATCGGTGGCCAGATTGATGCCGTCACGGTCAGTACGCCCGATCATACACACGCTCCCGCGGCCATCCGCGCCATGAAGATGGGGAAGCACTGCTTCTGCCAAGAACCCCTCACATACACTGTCGCAGAAGCAAGAATGATGCGGCTGCTCGCCGCGGAAAAGAAGCTCTGTACCCAGATGGGAAATCAGGGAACGTCAATCAGCGGCCTTCGGGAAGCGGTCGAAGTCATCCGTCGTGGCGAAATTGGCGACGTAAAAGAGATCCACGTCTGGACCAATCGTCCCATCTGGGCTCAAGGTGTTGGACGCCCCAAGACAGAAGTGCCCTGCCCGCCGCACATTCACTGGGACCTGTTCCTCGGCCCTGCAAAAGAGCGCCCTTACAATCCGGCCTATGCCCCCTTCGCCTGGCGAGGATGGCTCGATTTTGGCACGGGTGCTCTCGGTGAAATGGCCTGCCACACGATGAATATGGCGGTCAAAGCGCTTGAGCTGTTCGACCCCATCAGCGTCGAGGCAACGCCTGACACAGAATGGACCGGTGAAGCGCGTGTCGAATCGTATCCGAAAAGCTCGGTCATCAAGTTTGGATTCGGTCCTCGCGGCAAGTTCAGCCCCTGTACACTGACCTGGTATGATGGCGGAATTCGCCCCGACGAGTCATTGTTGATGGGGGAAACCATCGGTGCCAGCGGATCACTGGTCATCGGTGACAAAGGCCGAATTTATTCGAAGAATGACTACCACGCGGAATTCGTCATCCTTCCGAAGGACAGCTTTAACGACCGAGTCAAACCTGAATACATCGTATCGCCGGGCCACTTCACAGAGTTCGCGAATGCCATCAAGCAGAACAAGCCTGAAATGGCCATGTCGAACTTCAACTACGCCGGGCGCTTGACGGAAACGGTCTTGTTGGGCAATGTCGCGTTGCGAGCTGGCAAGAAAATCATGTGGGATGGTGACAACATGAAGATCACCAACGATGAAGCAGCCAACCAATACATTACTCGCGTCTACCGCAAGGGATTCGAGTTGTAA